A genomic stretch from Phycisphaerae bacterium includes:
- a CDS encoding biotin/lipoyl-containing protein: MATIVLKPVGVETPVRIVTQQSASGREHAFTASIDNQTFEFRVESIGAGTGFLHLNGRVVHYHVAIADGVVHVWASGTTSRFEIIERAARRAKGESAAMRRSDLTAPMPGTVLKVLVARGERFAAHAPLVVMESMKMEMTLSAPHAGRVKEIACQTGQMVAMGAVLMRFDEADDGDAA; this comes from the coding sequence ATGGCGACCATCGTGCTCAAACCCGTCGGTGTGGAGACGCCGGTACGCATCGTGACGCAGCAATCGGCAAGCGGCCGGGAACACGCGTTTACCGCAAGCATCGATAACCAGACGTTCGAATTTCGCGTCGAGTCGATTGGAGCCGGTACGGGCTTTTTACATCTGAACGGCCGAGTCGTGCATTACCACGTCGCGATTGCCGACGGCGTCGTGCATGTCTGGGCCTCCGGCACGACGTCTCGCTTCGAAATCATCGAACGGGCTGCCCGCCGTGCCAAAGGCGAGTCGGCGGCGATGCGGCGGAGTGATCTGACCGCCCCGATGCCGGGCACCGTGCTCAAAGTGCTGGTGGCGCGCGGCGAACGGTTCGCGGCCCACGCGCCGCTGGTGGTGATGGAGTCGATGAAGATGGAGATGACGCTTTCGGCGCCGCACGCCGGTCGCGTCAAGGAGATTGCGTGCCAGACCGGCCAAATGGTGGCGATGGGAGCAGTGTTGATGCGATTTGATGAGGCGGATGATGGCGACGCTGCCTAG
- a CDS encoding acetyl-CoA carboxylase biotin carboxylase subunit, whose product MFRKVLIANRGEIAVRVAQTLQQMGIVAAAVYSEADRGAVHVRAADEAYPLEGSSSAETYLRGDKIIEIARRCGAEAIHPGYGFLSENADFAQSCADAGFTFIGPTPPVIRAMGDKIVAKKTFADAGVPVVPGATLESGTFDEAKKCAKKIGYPVLIKAAAGGGGKGMRVVQKESDLAAAIEAAQREAGAAFGDGRVFLEKYLTKPRHVEFQIFGDTHGNVVHLFERECSIQRRHQKIIEESPSPALTPELRAQMGDAAVRAAQAIGYTNAGTVEFILDESGEFYFLEVNTRLQVEHPVTEMTLGRDLVRAQILVAAGQPLLFSQDDLRQDGHAIECRIYAEDAARGFLPSIGTILRYVAPIGGGLRIDSGVGEGSQISVHYDPMLAKLIAHGRTRREALDKMLWALDRYVILGITTNIDLLRAVIAHPEFAAGRLHTHFLETHDVLSSAPSVRPDAALIIAALAAQNGRVGPATHRDSVTRPSSGPWRAVGAWRAY is encoded by the coding sequence GTGTTCCGTAAAGTCCTCATCGCCAATCGCGGGGAGATCGCCGTCCGCGTCGCTCAGACGCTGCAGCAGATGGGCATTGTCGCGGCGGCGGTTTATTCCGAAGCTGACCGGGGGGCGGTGCATGTCCGCGCGGCGGACGAGGCGTATCCGTTGGAGGGAAGCAGCTCTGCCGAAACCTATCTACGCGGCGACAAAATTATTGAGATTGCCCGGCGGTGCGGCGCGGAGGCGATCCATCCCGGCTACGGATTCCTCTCGGAAAACGCGGACTTCGCGCAATCCTGCGCGGATGCAGGGTTCACTTTCATCGGCCCGACGCCGCCGGTGATCCGCGCGATGGGCGACAAGATTGTGGCGAAGAAGACTTTCGCCGACGCGGGCGTCCCGGTTGTACCGGGCGCGACGTTGGAAAGCGGCACGTTCGATGAGGCGAAAAAGTGCGCGAAGAAGATCGGTTATCCCGTGCTGATCAAGGCGGCGGCGGGTGGCGGCGGAAAGGGGATGCGCGTCGTGCAAAAGGAATCCGACCTCGCCGCGGCCATCGAAGCCGCGCAGCGCGAGGCCGGGGCCGCGTTTGGCGACGGCCGCGTGTTTCTGGAGAAATACCTTACTAAGCCGCGCCACGTCGAGTTTCAGATCTTCGGCGACACGCACGGCAATGTCGTCCACCTGTTCGAGCGCGAGTGCTCCATCCAGCGGCGACATCAGAAGATCATTGAGGAATCTCCCTCGCCGGCCCTGACGCCCGAGCTTCGCGCCCAGATGGGGGATGCCGCCGTCCGTGCCGCCCAGGCCATCGGGTACACCAACGCCGGCACCGTTGAGTTCATTCTGGACGAAAGCGGTGAGTTCTACTTTTTAGAGGTCAATACCCGGCTCCAGGTCGAGCATCCAGTCACCGAGATGACCCTTGGCCGCGACCTGGTCCGCGCGCAAATTCTTGTTGCCGCCGGTCAACCCCTCCTGTTTTCCCAGGACGACCTGCGGCAGGACGGCCATGCCATCGAATGCCGTATCTATGCCGAAGACGCCGCGCGGGGATTCCTGCCCTCCATCGGCACGATACTGCGCTACGTCGCGCCAATCGGCGGTGGTTTGCGGATTGACAGCGGTGTCGGCGAGGGTTCGCAAATCAGCGTTCACTACGATCCCATGCTGGCCAAGCTCATCGCTCATGGCCGCACGCGCCGCGAGGCGCTGGACAAAATGCTCTGGGCGCTCGATCGCTACGTCATCCTCGGCATCACCACGAATATTGACCTGCTGCGCGCGGTGATCGCCCATCCGGAGTTCGCCGCCGGGCGATTGCACACGCACTTCCTCGAGACGCATGACGTTTTGTCGTCCGCACCATCCGTCCGTCCAGATGCGGCCCTGATTATCGCGGCCCTGGCCGCGCAAAACGGCCGGGTCGGTCCGGCGACGCACCGAGATAGCGTGACGAGGCCGAGTTCCGGGCCGTGGCGTGCCGTCGGCGCCTGGAGGGCGTACTAG
- a CDS encoding DUF4160 domain-containing protein, which yields MPELSRFFGIIVRMYMEAGGPHHLPHFHAYYQEDTAVFSLEPVELIAGALPRRQRRFVEAWAELHQAELVADWKRLQAGLLPLPIDPLA from the coding sequence ATGCCTGAACTGAGCCGCTTCTTTGGCATCATCGTGCGAATGTACATGGAGGCCGGCGGACCTCATCACTTGCCCCACTTTCATGCCTATTATCAGGAAGACACGGCGGTATTCAGCCTGGAGCCCGTCGAGTTGATTGCCGGAGCGCTCCCGCGCCGTCAGCGGCGATTCGTCGAAGCTTGGGCCGAGCTGCACCAGGCTGAACTCGTGGCGGATTGGAAGCGGCTGCAAGCGGGACTATTACCGCTGCCCATCGATCCGCTGGCATAA
- a CDS encoding DUF2442 domain-containing protein, whose translation MTHPIHKVKSFRIEGPYRLRVGFEDDSEQLIDFRPVLAGELYGPLQDLAIFNQVRLDPEVHTLVWPNGADFDPATLHDWPDFAQELAACAGRWDTAPAG comes from the coding sequence ATGACGCATCCAATTCACAAGGTGAAGTCGTTTCGGATTGAAGGTCCCTATCGTCTTCGCGTGGGATTCGAGGACGACTCCGAACAACTGATTGACTTCAGGCCGGTACTCGCCGGCGAGCTCTATGGTCCGTTGCAGGACCTGGCAATTTTCAATCAGGTGCGGCTCGACCCGGAGGTCCACACATTGGTCTGGCCCAACGGGGCGGATTTTGACCCCGCGACACTCCATGACTGGCCGGATTTTGCTCAGGAACTCGCCGCCTGCGCTGGCCGATGGGATACCGCCCCGGCTGGTTGA
- a CDS encoding enoyl-CoA hydratase/isomerase family protein, whose protein sequence is MSGFLKILPTGPVSTVTLARPDLHNAFNEVLIAELTQAFEALGQREDVRVVVLAGEGRSFCAGADVNWMRKMVDYSQRENVKDATAMAEMLAAIRQCPKPVIARVHGAAIGGGVGLTAACDMAVAVRSAVFCLSEVKLGIIPAVISPFVMEKLGPGPMRRYALTAEKFDAVEAMRLGLVAHVVENEAELDAWIDGIARILMENGPEALAECKRVLADVQEKEHWSMKQRLTVERIAERRVSKEGQEGLKAFLEKRKPSWTK, encoded by the coding sequence ATGAGCGGCTTTCTCAAGATTTTGCCGACCGGCCCAGTCTCCACGGTGACGTTGGCGCGGCCGGACCTGCACAACGCCTTTAACGAGGTGTTGATCGCCGAGTTGACGCAGGCGTTCGAGGCGCTCGGTCAGCGCGAAGACGTGCGAGTCGTCGTCCTGGCGGGAGAGGGCAGGAGCTTCTGCGCGGGGGCGGACGTGAACTGGATGCGGAAGATGGTGGACTATTCGCAGCGCGAGAACGTCAAGGACGCGACGGCAATGGCGGAGATGCTCGCGGCGATCCGCCAGTGCCCCAAGCCGGTCATCGCCCGCGTGCATGGCGCGGCCATCGGCGGCGGCGTGGGCTTGACGGCGGCGTGCGACATGGCTGTGGCCGTTCGCAGCGCGGTCTTCTGCCTGAGCGAGGTAAAGCTGGGGATCATCCCGGCGGTGATTTCGCCCTTCGTGATGGAGAAGTTGGGACCGGGGCCGATGCGGCGGTACGCCCTGACCGCGGAAAAGTTTGACGCGGTCGAGGCGATGCGCCTGGGGCTGGTGGCGCACGTGGTGGAGAATGAGGCGGAACTGGACGCATGGATCGACGGCATCGCCAGGATCCTGATGGAGAACGGCCCGGAGGCGCTGGCGGAGTGCAAGCGCGTGCTCGCGGACGTACAGGAAAAAGAGCACTGGTCGATGAAGCAACGGCTGACGGTGGAGCGCATCGCCGAGCGCCGCGTGTCGAAGGAAGGGCAGGAAGGGTTGAAGGCGTTCTTGGAGAAACGAAAACCGAGTTGGACGAAGTAG
- a CDS encoding M64 family metallopeptidase, whose amino-acid sequence MFLIGLAALGSGCAAAASQAEPIAEPLQTVYYDYVDNNGQLAGGMLQLPVEKPVGLRGKGRGLVNNRVDIVIVGDGYQAAQQGLFHTHAAAAMASFFSQQPFATYGPFFDVHEVEVVSVDSGVDNDPTQGILKNTAMDMRFWCNGIERLLCVSVFKAYNFAAAAPDVDLVLAVANSTMYGGAGYTSDDLATTSGGNGSAAEVAIHEFGHSLGNLADEYDYGGPTVYIGPEPSTSNVSIYNAAQMTLNGTKWATWLGFNDPAYDGLVSTYEGANYSLLGIYRPSNNSKMRALGRPFNRPSAESLIIEIYKIVQPIDGSTNTGQVLDGSETVFVDPVDPVGNPLSIQWSLDTNAIPGATSVNLDLATVMIPPGAHTLSVTVWDATLLVRNEVARNTWMTQSLQWQMNVPFRLGDLNCDGWVNQFDVEALVLALLDPGQFTTVYPDCPLTQADVDGNGLFNGRDIEEFVPLIQP is encoded by the coding sequence TTGTTTTTGATCGGTCTTGCGGCCCTGGGCTCAGGGTGCGCGGCAGCGGCCAGCCAGGCAGAGCCTATCGCCGAGCCGTTGCAGACCGTCTACTACGACTATGTTGACAACAACGGGCAGCTCGCGGGGGGCATGTTGCAGCTTCCGGTTGAAAAACCCGTCGGCTTGCGCGGCAAGGGCCGCGGATTGGTCAACAATCGGGTGGACATTGTCATTGTGGGCGACGGGTATCAGGCGGCGCAGCAGGGCCTGTTTCATACGCATGCGGCCGCCGCGATGGCGTCGTTTTTTTCACAACAACCCTTTGCCACGTACGGCCCGTTTTTTGATGTCCACGAAGTTGAGGTCGTCTCGGTGGATTCCGGGGTGGACAACGACCCGACGCAGGGCATCCTCAAGAACACGGCCATGGACATGCGCTTCTGGTGCAATGGGATCGAGCGGCTCCTGTGCGTCAGCGTCTTCAAGGCCTACAACTTCGCCGCCGCCGCGCCGGACGTGGACCTTGTTCTTGCAGTGGCGAACTCGACGATGTATGGCGGCGCCGGTTACACTTCCGACGATTTAGCCACGACCTCCGGCGGGAATGGGTCCGCCGCCGAGGTCGCCATTCACGAGTTCGGCCATAGCCTCGGCAACCTGGCCGATGAGTACGACTACGGCGGTCCGACCGTTTACATCGGACCGGAGCCCTCGACGTCCAACGTTTCGATCTACAACGCCGCGCAGATGACCCTGAACGGGACGAAATGGGCCACGTGGCTGGGGTTCAACGATCCGGCCTACGACGGGCTTGTTTCCACCTACGAAGGAGCCAACTACAGCCTGCTTGGAATCTACCGGCCCAGCAACAACTCGAAGATGCGCGCCCTGGGGCGGCCGTTCAATCGCCCCAGCGCCGAATCGCTCATCATCGAGATCTACAAGATCGTCCAGCCGATCGACGGATCGACGAATACGGGGCAGGTTCTGGACGGGAGCGAGACGGTCTTCGTCGATCCGGTCGATCCGGTCGGCAACCCGCTGTCGATTCAGTGGTCGCTGGATACCAATGCGATCCCGGGCGCGACGAGCGTCAATCTCGATCTGGCGACGGTCATGATTCCGCCGGGTGCGCACACGCTGAGCGTCACGGTTTGGGACGCCACCCTGCTCGTCCGCAACGAAGTTGCGAGAAACACGTGGATGACGCAGTCGCTTCAATGGCAGATGAATGTACCCTTCCGCCTGGGTGATCTGAACTGCGACGGCTGGGTGAATCAATTTGACGTCGAAGCGCTGGTCCTCGCGCTGCTCGATCCCGGGCAGTTTACGACGGTCTATCCGGACTGCCCGCTCACCCAGGCCGACGTCGATGGCAACGGCCTTTTCAATGGCCGCGACATCGAGGAGTTCGTGCCGTTGATCCAGCCTTAA
- a CDS encoding carboxyl transferase domain-containing protein: MDVIPSKIDIASAAFKENQAHMEGLVTEMRGRVADVRKGGGAASIEKHTGRGKVLVRDRIDHLVDPQSPFLELSPLAAWEMYDGEAPGAGIVTGIGQVQGRQCMIVANDATVKGGTYYPITVKKHLRAQEIAEENHLPCIYLVDSGGAYLPLQAEVFPDKLHFGRIFYNQARMSAQGIPQIAVVLGSCTAGGAYVPAMSDEAVIVRNQGTIFLGGPPLVKAATGEEVSAEDLGGADVHCRTSGVADHYAQDDEDALAITRHIVEHLNTRPRSTLDVREPEEPAHDPKEIYGIIQKDIRKPYDVREVIARIVDGSRLHEFKALYGSTLVCGFAHLWGYPVGILANNGVLFSESAQKAAHFIELCSQRGVPLVFLQNITGFMVGKEYEAGGIAKDGAKMVAAVSNACVPKFTVIIGGSYGAGNYGMCGRAYQPRFLWMWPNARISVMGGDQAANVLLTVKKDQLAREKKKAMTAAEEEEFKRPTLEIYATEGSAYYSTARLWDDGIIDPADTRMVLGLAIGASLNAPFGERRQSVFRM, encoded by the coding sequence ATGGATGTCATCCCTTCAAAGATTGATATCGCGTCGGCGGCGTTCAAGGAAAACCAGGCGCACATGGAGGGCCTGGTGACGGAGATGCGCGGGCGCGTGGCGGACGTGCGGAAAGGCGGCGGGGCGGCGTCGATTGAGAAGCATACCGGTCGCGGCAAGGTTCTCGTGCGCGATCGGATCGATCATCTGGTTGATCCGCAGAGTCCGTTCCTCGAACTCAGCCCGTTGGCCGCGTGGGAGATGTATGACGGCGAGGCGCCAGGGGCCGGGATTGTGACCGGCATTGGTCAGGTGCAGGGGCGGCAGTGCATGATCGTCGCCAACGATGCGACAGTGAAGGGCGGGACGTACTATCCGATCACGGTGAAGAAGCACCTGCGGGCGCAGGAGATCGCGGAGGAGAATCACCTGCCGTGCATTTACCTCGTGGATTCCGGCGGGGCGTATCTGCCGCTGCAGGCGGAGGTATTTCCCGACAAGCTGCACTTCGGGCGGATTTTTTACAACCAGGCGCGGATGAGCGCGCAGGGGATTCCGCAGATCGCCGTCGTGCTCGGCTCGTGCACGGCGGGCGGGGCGTATGTGCCGGCGATGAGCGACGAGGCTGTCATCGTTCGGAATCAGGGGACGATTTTTCTGGGCGGGCCGCCGCTGGTGAAGGCGGCGACTGGGGAGGAAGTGAGCGCGGAGGATCTGGGCGGGGCGGATGTGCATTGTCGGACTTCCGGCGTGGCCGACCATTACGCGCAGGATGATGAGGATGCGCTGGCGATCACGCGGCACATCGTCGAGCATCTGAACACCCGGCCGCGGTCGACCCTGGATGTGCGGGAGCCGGAAGAGCCGGCGCACGATCCCAAGGAGATCTATGGCATTATCCAGAAGGACATCCGCAAGCCTTACGACGTCCGCGAGGTGATCGCGCGGATCGTCGATGGCAGCCGGCTGCACGAGTTCAAGGCGCTGTATGGGTCGACGCTGGTCTGCGGATTCGCGCATCTCTGGGGCTATCCGGTCGGGATATTGGCGAACAATGGCGTGTTGTTCTCCGAGAGCGCGCAGAAGGCGGCGCACTTCATTGAGCTGTGCAGCCAGCGCGGCGTGCCGCTCGTTTTCCTACAGAACATCACCGGCTTCATGGTTGGAAAAGAATATGAGGCGGGCGGCATCGCCAAGGACGGGGCGAAGATGGTCGCGGCGGTGTCGAACGCCTGCGTGCCGAAGTTCACGGTCATCATCGGCGGGTCGTATGGGGCGGGGAATTACGGGATGTGCGGGCGGGCGTACCAACCGCGGTTCTTGTGGATGTGGCCCAACGCGCGGATCAGCGTGATGGGCGGCGATCAGGCGGCGAATGTGCTGCTGACGGTGAAGAAGGACCAACTGGCTCGGGAGAAGAAGAAGGCGATGACGGCGGCCGAGGAGGAGGAATTCAAGCGCCCCACGCTGGAAATATATGCGACAGAAGGCAGCGCGTATTACAGCACCGCGCGACTGTGGGATGACGGGATCATTGACCCGGCGGACACGCGGATGGTGCTGGGCCTGGCGATCGGGGCGTCGTTGAATGCGCCGTTCGGAGAGCGGCGGCAGAGTGTATTCAGGATGTAA
- a CDS encoding CDP-alcohol phosphatidyltransferase family protein — translation MATHLHMGWPNRITLGRLLAIGPFVVCLLNLDQPDRVWLRWVAIIIFVLMGLSDLVDGYLARLLKDESPLGAFLDPLADKLFITFSVIILCIKGIHFRDSFGADVVLALPNWVAVAAISKDLVVSMGFGVIYLITGRVFIQPRRLGKWCTTVQLALVLCVLLWPSLPQQLGRLPEALWYAATAMAILATLDYIRLGSRFLGTTATEAKGNGKGE, via the coding sequence GTGGCAACCCACCTCCACATGGGCTGGCCCAACCGGATCACCCTCGGCCGGCTCCTCGCGATCGGGCCCTTTGTCGTCTGCCTGCTCAATCTCGATCAGCCCGACCGAGTCTGGCTCCGCTGGGTGGCCATCATCATCTTCGTCCTCATGGGTCTCAGCGACCTTGTGGACGGCTACCTCGCCCGCCTCCTCAAGGACGAATCCCCCCTCGGCGCCTTTCTCGACCCCCTCGCCGACAAGCTCTTCATCACATTTTCCGTCATCATCCTCTGCATCAAAGGCATCCACTTCCGCGATTCCTTCGGCGCGGACGTCGTCCTGGCCCTTCCCAACTGGGTCGCCGTCGCCGCCATCAGCAAAGACCTCGTCGTCTCGATGGGCTTCGGCGTCATTTATCTCATCACCGGTCGCGTATTCATCCAGCCCCGCCGACTGGGCAAATGGTGCACAACGGTCCAACTTGCACTAGTATTATGTGTCCTGTTGTGGCCCAGTTTGCCCCAGCAATTAGGCAGATTGCCCGAGGCCCTTTGGTATGCCGCCACGGCCATGGCCATCCTCGCGACGCTGGACTACATCAGGCTCGGCAGCCGCTTCTTGGGCACGACGGCCACTGAGGCGAAAGGAAATGGCAAGGGAGAATAA
- the ribA gene encoding GTP cyclohydrolase II has protein sequence MTAGDSPFSSISEALAELKAGRFIVLVDDEDRENEGDLVCAAELVTPEMINFMIRQAAGKLCLSLTAETCERLHLYPQANENTATHGTAFTVSIDAGPELGVTSGVSAADRCRTIRRCLDADARPSDFRRPGHISPLKGKSGGVLVRAGHTEASIDLAQLAGLKPAGVIIEILNDRGEIAHLDDLIAFAKRHDFKICTIANLVEHRLQRERSIMRIESIPLENRFGRWTLHAYSSVLDSEPHVALTMGAIGRFDAVGDPVPLDHPILVRVHSQCLTGDVFESLRCDCGSQLERAMQLIAEVGEGAIVYLRQEGRGIGLTNKLHAYRLQDEGLDTVEANEKLGFPADKRDYGIGAQILRDLGIRQICILTNNPKKTNRLAIYGLDVIEQRPLQIAPNPHNRRYLETKRTKLGHTLDEI, from the coding sequence ATGACCGCTGGTGACAGCCCGTTCAGCTCGATCTCCGAAGCCCTCGCCGAACTCAAGGCCGGTCGCTTCATCGTCCTCGTCGATGACGAAGACCGCGAGAACGAGGGCGACCTCGTCTGCGCCGCGGAGCTCGTCACGCCCGAGATGATTAACTTCATGATCCGCCAGGCCGCGGGCAAGCTCTGCCTCAGTCTGACCGCCGAGACCTGCGAACGGCTCCATCTCTATCCCCAGGCCAACGAAAACACCGCGACTCACGGCACCGCTTTCACCGTCTCCATCGACGCCGGCCCCGAACTCGGCGTCACCAGTGGCGTCTCCGCCGCCGACCGCTGCCGCACCATCCGCCGCTGCCTCGACGCCGACGCCAGGCCCTCCGACTTCCGCCGCCCCGGCCACATCAGCCCGCTGAAAGGCAAATCCGGTGGCGTCCTCGTCCGCGCCGGTCATACCGAGGCCAGTATCGACCTTGCCCAACTCGCCGGTCTTAAGCCCGCCGGTGTCATCATCGAAATCCTGAACGATCGTGGCGAGATCGCCCACCTCGACGACCTCATCGCCTTCGCCAAGCGGCACGATTTCAAAATCTGCACCATCGCCAACCTGGTGGAGCACCGTCTCCAGCGCGAGCGCTCGATCATGCGGATCGAGTCCATCCCGCTGGAGAACCGCTTCGGCCGCTGGACCCTCCACGCCTACAGTTCCGTCCTCGATTCCGAACCGCACGTCGCCCTCACCATGGGCGCGATCGGCCGATTCGACGCCGTCGGCGATCCGGTCCCCCTCGATCATCCCATCCTCGTCCGCGTCCACTCGCAATGCCTGACCGGCGACGTGTTCGAATCGCTCCGCTGCGACTGCGGCTCGCAACTGGAACGGGCGATGCAGCTCATCGCCGAGGTTGGTGAGGGCGCGATCGTCTATCTCCGCCAGGAGGGCCGCGGCATCGGCCTGACCAACAAGCTACACGCGTACCGGCTCCAGGACGAAGGGCTCGACACCGTCGAGGCCAACGAAAAGCTCGGTTTCCCCGCCGACAAGCGCGACTACGGCATCGGCGCGCAGATCCTCCGCGATCTAGGTATCCGCCAGATCTGTATTCTCACGAACAACCCCAAGAAAACGAACCGCCTGGCGATCTACGGTCTCGACGTCATCGAGCAGCGCCCGCTGCAAATCGCCCCCAACCCCCACAACCGCCGCTACCTCGAAACCAAGCGCACCAAGCTGGGGCACACCCTCGATGAAATCTAA
- a CDS encoding GNAT family protein, with protein MKSNPHSVASPLVGDDRAPPPPRPPLLKPQASSLKPSACYLSPFTPDFAPLVASWVRTAQELTWLAPGTPPPVTAEKVAAWGEDRKNRYLFWANSPSPYEGEGRGGVSSPSPTRAGVKADLPAGYAELNEIPNQPAHLWIGHFLIDPSRRGRSLGVRFAQALLARAFVELAAREVVLVVFPDNKKAIRCYERAGMLQSGHERKFFKATNAEHQFLRMAMTRTRFHRLAASGRIEGRPLPLCSITPRG; from the coding sequence ATGAAATCTAATCCCCATTCGGTAGCGTCACCCCTCGTGGGGGATGACCGCGCCCCGCCGCCGCCCCGACCTCCGCTCCTCAAGCCTCAAGCCTCAAGCCTCAAGCCTTCCGCTTGCTATCTCTCCCCCTTCACCCCCGACTTCGCCCCGCTCGTCGCCTCCTGGGTTCGCACCGCGCAGGAACTAACCTGGCTCGCCCCCGGCACCCCGCCTCCGGTGACCGCTGAGAAAGTCGCCGCGTGGGGCGAAGACAGGAAAAACCGCTACTTGTTCTGGGCAAACTCACCCTCCCCTTACGAAGGAGAGGGCCGGGGTGGGGTCTCATCTCCCTCTCCCACGCGGGCCGGGGTGAAAGCCGACCTCCCCGCCGGCTACGCCGAACTCAACGAGATCCCCAACCAACCCGCCCACCTCTGGATCGGTCACTTCCTTATCGACCCGTCGCGCCGCGGTCGCTCCCTCGGCGTCCGCTTCGCCCAGGCCCTCCTCGCCCGCGCCTTCGTCGAACTCGCCGCCAGGGAAGTCGTCCTCGTGGTCTTCCCCGACAACAAGAAAGCGATTCGCTGCTACGAACGCGCCGGCATGTTGCAGTCCGGTCACGAGCGCAAGTTCTTCAAGGCCACCAACGCCGAACACCAGTTCCTCCGCATGGCGATGACACGAACCCGCTTCCACCGCCTCGCCGCCTCCGGCCGCATCGAAGGACGACCGTTACCGCTCTGTAGCATCACCCCTCGTGGGTGA
- a CDS encoding BrnT family toxin, translating to MFVEFEWDSRKAAANLNKHGVAFEEAATVFGDPLAAIFTDQEHSTQERREIIIGHSAQDRLIVVSFLERSGRIRIISARKATLRERQDYEENPLS from the coding sequence ATGTTTGTTGAGTTCGAATGGGACTCAAGAAAGGCAGCCGCGAACCTCAATAAGCACGGAGTCGCGTTTGAGGAGGCTGCCACAGTTTTCGGCGATCCGCTCGCGGCCATCTTCACGGACCAAGAACACTCGACCCAGGAGCGCCGCGAGATTATAATAGGACACTCCGCGCAAGATCGCCTGATCGTGGTGAGCTTCTTGGAACGGTCAGGCAGGATTCGCATCATCAGCGCACGAAAGGCCACGCTTCGAGAGCGTCAGGATTATGAAGAAAACCCTCTCTCGTAG
- a CDS encoding phosphatase PAP2 family protein: protein MPSKLRSLATRTWRWTRGQEPLVLAGILVLAGLSWAFIEVADEVAEGNSQDAELAIMRSLRDPADTSRPKGPRWLANAALEWTALGAAPILTIIVLSVTGYLFLVRRTFTATFILASVVGGTILTNLLKGAFGRARPAILPELTEHLSPSFPSGHSLMAAVVYLTLGATLASAARQRRQKFYILGVALFLTLLVGCTRVYLGVHYPTDVLAGWCLGAAWAILCWLVARWLQRRRPTALNK, encoded by the coding sequence ATGCCCTCAAAGCTTCGATCACTGGCGACTCGCACCTGGCGCTGGACGCGCGGTCAGGAACCGCTCGTTCTCGCCGGTATCCTCGTGCTGGCCGGTCTGAGTTGGGCGTTCATCGAAGTCGCGGACGAAGTGGCCGAAGGCAACTCCCAGGACGCGGAGTTGGCCATCATGCGGTCCCTGCGCGACCCCGCCGACACGTCGCGGCCGAAGGGGCCGCGCTGGCTCGCCAATGCCGCGCTGGAGTGGACCGCCCTCGGCGCGGCGCCGATCCTGACCATCATCGTGCTCTCCGTCACGGGCTACCTGTTCTTGGTTCGTCGTACCTTCACGGCGACGTTCATCCTCGCCTCGGTCGTCGGCGGCACAATCCTTACCAACCTGTTGAAAGGAGCCTTCGGCCGCGCGCGACCGGCCATCCTGCCCGAGCTGACCGAGCACCTGAGCCCCAGCTTCCCCAGCGGTCACTCCCTTATGGCGGCAGTCGTCTACCTTACGCTCGGCGCGACCCTGGCGTCGGCGGCGCGGCAGCGGCGACAGAAGTTCTACATCCTCGGCGTGGCCCTGTTCCTCACGCTCCTCGTCGGCTGCACGCGGGTGTACCTGGGCGTCCACTATCCCACGGATGTCCTAGCGGGTTGGTGCCTGGGCGCGGCCTGGGCCATCCTCTGCTGGCTCGTCGCCCGCTGGCTCCAACGGCGACGCCCCACTGCTCTTAATAAGTAA